CTGGCTCAGCTGGTGCGTGACGCTGGAGAGGCTCGCGAGCCCCACCGTGTCCCCGATCTCCCGCATCGACGGCGGGTACCCCTTGGCCTCGACCGAGCGCTGGATGGTCTCCAGGATCTTCTTCTGGCGGGGAGTGAGGCCGCGATTGGCCGGCGCCCTGCCGGGGCCGGCTTCGTTCGATGAACTCCTGGCCATCTGTCACTCCCTGGATCTCGTGTGGGGCCTCCCCGACCTCCGGGGAGGCCGGGTCCTCCCGGTCGCTCTCGCCAGCCCCTGGTCCGGGCGGCTCGAAATTTTTGTCAGTGCCCCCTGGTGTGCTGTTCACCGAAGGAACTCTTCCTGCGTCCAACGCTAGGCCAGGAGGATGCCCGAATCAAACATTTGTTCTAGCGAGTCTTGACAGCGTTCGTAGCTATGTCCTAAAAATAGTAGTAACAAGGTTCGAATACATGTTCGAACCGAGCTGGATGTACGGCGTATTGCCATCGAACGTAGATGCCAAGCGGCGTGATGGAAGCGAGGAATCGAAATGTCAGCACAGGCTGTTGCGATCACCGGAACGCAGACTGCTCCGCGGATGCGGTTGACCCGCCGCGGGCGGTTCGTCTTCTTCGGCCTGCCGGCCGCGCTCCTGCTCGCCGCGATCATCACCGTCGCGCTGGGCATGCTGCTCACGCCGGCCATCGCGAGCGACACGCACTCCGTGGGTTCGTCTCAGACCGTGGTCGTTCAGCCCGGAGACACGGTCTGGGCCATCGCTCAGCGGGTCGCTCCCGGGCGGGACACCCGTGAAGTGGTCGGTGAGATCGCTCGCCTGAACGATCTGAAGGCGTCGGAGATCGTTGCGGGGCAGGACCTCTTCGTTCCCGCACAGCGTTGATCAGAACAGCGCTGATCAAAACAGTGCTGATCGGGCCAGTGCTGTTCGGGGCAGTGCTGATCAAAACTGCGCTGATCAAAACTGCGCTGATCCACAGCGGAGTTGATTCGGACCAGCGCTGATCCAGTCCGGCGCTGATCCGGTCCGGCACTGATCAACTCCGGCACTGATCCAGGTCGGCGCTGATCGAACTCGCCATTGAGTCGGCGCGACGTCGGCCCGGCCCCTCTGATCCCGCCTGGCGATCCGCCACTCACCAGCGTGCGTGCCCCGTTCGGTTCGTGGGCCGGCCTGGGTGGAGCAACAATTCAAGGCGGGGGAGCCGGGCAAACTAGACTGTACGGGTGAGCGAACAAATGCAGCGCTTGGCGAAGCTTCCCCTGCGAGACAATCTCCGGGGGATCAGCCCCTACGGTGCCCCCCAGATCGACGTCCCCGTGCTTCTGAACGTCAATGAGAACACCCATGGCGTTCCCGCTCCGGTGGTCCAGGCCATCACGGAAGCCGTGACCCACGCCGCCACGACCCTCAACCGGTACCCGGACCGGGAATTCACGGAACTTCGCACCGCGCTGGCCGACTACCTGGGCCACGGCCTCACCGCCGAGAACATCTGGGCCGCCAACGGGTCCAATGAAGTGCTGCAGCAGATCCTCCAGGCCTTCGGTGGACCGGGCCGCACCGCACTCGGCTTTCCCCCGACGTACTCCATGTACCCCCTGCTGGCCAGCGGCACCGACACCGAATATGTGAAGGGCGTCCGCGACGCCGACTTCGAACTCTCCGCGGAGTCCGCTGCGCGGCAGGTGCGTGAACTCGGCCCGAGTGTCGTCTTCCTGTGCTCTCCGAACAATCCCACCGGCACCAAGCTCGGCCTCGACGTGGTCGAAGCCGTGTATGAAGCGGGCGAGGCGAGCCGGACCATCGTGATCGTCGACGAGGCGTACCACGAGTTCGCGCATGAAGGGACTCCGAGCGCCCTCACGCTGCTGCCCGGCCGCGAGCGTCTGATCGTCAGCCGCACGATGAGCAAGGCCTTCGCCCTGGCGGGCGCCCGTCTGGGCTATCTGGCCGCCGCCCCTGAGATCACCGACGCCCTCCGACTGGTCCGTCTCCCGTACCACCTCTCGGCGATCACGCAGGCCACCGCCCTGGCCGCTTTGTCTCACCGGGAACTGCTCATGGCGGACGTGGAGGACATCAAGGTCCAGCGCGATCGCATCGTGACGGAGCTCCGGGAGATGGGTCTGAAGCCCGCGTCCTCGGACTCGAACTACGTCTTCTTCGGCGGCATGGAGGACCCCGCGGCCATCTGGCAGGGCCTCCTGGACGCCGGAGTGCTGATCCGCGACGTCGGGATCCCGGGGCATCTCCGGGTCACTGCCGGCACGGAGGCGGAGACCACGGCATTCCTCACCCGGCTCCGGGAGCTGCTCGGGCATTCCGCCTGAACGGCATCCCGCCCAAGGGCGATCCACCTGTGGACCGGGCGGCCGCCCCTCCGGATCGCCGGACCCTCGCGGGGTCCGGAACGGCCGGAGACCATCGACATTCACACAGCACGTCATCAGAAGGAGTCTCCCGCATGAGCGCAGCGAGCACGCCCCGCACCGCCAGCATGGAACGCAGCACGAGCGAGTCGAGCGTATTCGTCAGCATCGATCTGGACGGCACCGGTGTCGCCGAGATCAGCACCACGGTGCCGTTCTACGACCACATGCTCAATGCGCTGTGCAAGCACTCCCTGATCGACCTGACGGTCCGGGCCACCGGTGACACCCACATCGACGCACACCACACCGTGGAGGACGTGGCCATCACGTTCGGCGAGGTGCTGAAGAAGGCGCTCGGCGACAAGGCCGGCATCCGTCGCTTCGGCGACGCCACCGTGCCGCTTGATGAGGCGCTGGCGCGCGCCGTCGTCGACGTCTCCGGGCGTCCGTACCTGGTCCACGAGGGTGAGCCGGC
Above is a window of Arthrobacter sp. Y-9 DNA encoding:
- a CDS encoding histidinol-phosphate transaminase, coding for MSEQMQRLAKLPLRDNLRGISPYGAPQIDVPVLLNVNENTHGVPAPVVQAITEAVTHAATTLNRYPDREFTELRTALADYLGHGLTAENIWAANGSNEVLQQILQAFGGPGRTALGFPPTYSMYPLLASGTDTEYVKGVRDADFELSAESAARQVRELGPSVVFLCSPNNPTGTKLGLDVVEAVYEAGEASRTIVIVDEAYHEFAHEGTPSALTLLPGRERLIVSRTMSKAFALAGARLGYLAAAPEITDALRLVRLPYHLSAITQATALAALSHRELLMADVEDIKVQRDRIVTELREMGLKPASSDSNYVFFGGMEDPAAIWQGLLDAGVLIRDVGIPGHLRVTAGTEAETTAFLTRLRELLGHSA
- a CDS encoding LysM peptidoglycan-binding domain-containing protein — protein: MSAQAVAITGTQTAPRMRLTRRGRFVFFGLPAALLLAAIITVALGMLLTPAIASDTHSVGSSQTVVVQPGDTVWAIAQRVAPGRDTREVVGEIARLNDLKASEIVAGQDLFVPAQR
- the hisB gene encoding imidazoleglycerol-phosphate dehydratase HisB, with translation MSAASTPRTASMERSTSESSVFVSIDLDGTGVAEISTTVPFYDHMLNALCKHSLIDLTVRATGDTHIDAHHTVEDVAITFGEVLKKALGDKAGIRRFGDATVPLDEALARAVVDVSGRPYLVHEGEPAGQEYHLIGGHFTGSLTRHVFEAITLHAGICLHMDVLRGRDPHHIVEAQFKAFARALRAAIEPDPRVEGIPSTKGAL